In Megalops cyprinoides isolate fMegCyp1 chromosome 16, fMegCyp1.pri, whole genome shotgun sequence, the genomic window gtatatttatgtaagTCATACTCAAGGCCTAGAATACAAAGGACTGTTATGTAATACAAGGTACAGACTGACTCAGTACagtgttcttttattttataatcaCAGATATTTTCACATGGAACCTTGACCTTAACATATAATAAGTGTTTACTTTGaactttgatttaattttacagtCAGGCTTCATTTCACATTGAAACTTGATTTTGTTATATATTATTAGGGATAGTTTTATAATTTTTCCTTCTCTAATTTAACATTTCTGGGTATTGTTACAATCaactttgatttcattttacatttgtggGATGTTTTGAGTACCACACAAGCCCAAGccttattcatttcaaaatgacagcacTGTGCTTGAAGTATTATTGTTATAGAATCAAATCAATCATCAATTGAGATGAATTGTATAGTGGACATCTGTTTCCTTATTTTTTGATTGTGTAATCAACTGATCCTGTCCAAACACCATATTGTAAATGGAGTGCCAGTGTTGCCTAGTGTATGAATTGTACGgaagttgtttctttttccaggGTACCCTGGTATTTCATGTCTCTTCATATGGGTCGTTAGATCAGAGAGTTGGAAtaacacagggaaaacagcaACCTTCTCTTACTCATGTGCCAATTCTGTTACATGTGAGAAACAATTATTCATGTATAATATTCCCTCcagttcacaaaaaaaaaattctgatctGTCCATGAAATTACACTATATATCTTATTTGCTCAGCCTTGGTTCTGGGAACACTGGTGAATTTAGTGTAGTTCCTATTTGGCCCAACTGATGAGGAATTTAGATTCCTAGATGGAGCGTTACTATCATACttttaattgcttcagtaaatatccaatgGAGCAGGTTTATTGTCTGCAAAATGTATACTATGTTAGCTGCCCTGGTTTATGAAATGGATTGGGAAAGGATTGTGAGAATGATTACATTCATGGTCTACATTCCTGGTGTTGGAGATCCACAATTCTATGGGTTTTTAAACTGTCTTTTACCAAACAGTAACTCACCTATAGTGTCTCTATCATAGTGATGTTCAACTGTAGTCCTCTCTGTTTTCAAACAGCTGATCAGACATTGGTAGAAACCACTATGTCTTTCCAGAACCAAAGACTTGCACAGAATCTGTCTTGTCATTGTTCAACAGTTTCTGTCAACTAATATGGCGTGATAACACAGCAAAAAATTTTTCCCCCCATCTGACACTCCAGCAAATACACTTCTCTACACCTGCCTGTAGGTGGCAAAATATACCCTTGAGGACATTTGTGTGAGACAGATAAAAGTTGATCTCACTTTTCAacagacaagcaaaaaaaaaaaaaaaaagctgtctgcTGTATTTCTGTTATTGATGGAGTACCTGTAACTATTAATGTGTGTTCATGCTGCATTTTCTTTGACCAAAATCCTATTTCCCTCTATGTAATCTGGTACCAGCTTCGTATTCGTATGTAATCTTATGAACAGACATTGGTTGAAATAACGTTTCAAAACATGCAGATTCGATAAGAAGCAGAAAATTTATAAAGGTACAATAATGCGTCATAACATGCGGTTTTCTATGAATTGATGGGTAGCCTACATTTCGCACCAAAAAATAGTTACACGTGATTGTAAAAAAATTCACTTAAGAGCGTTGGGATACTTATGAAGTGGTTATGAActtgatagattttttttcttcttaatatAGTTCCCTTCACTATTTGAAATTTGTCTTTGACGCTGGCGCCTAGGAAATGCTTTATGACCTCTGTCTCTTTAAGGACTACATGGGTGTGTTCAAATTCGATTTGACCTCATTGAGGCGGAGATAGTGCGGCGATACTTTCTGTCCCAAACAGGCGATCCAGGATCAGTGTATGTACCATTAATCTTAACCTCGTCCTTTTCGGGTAAAAGATAGACGCTGATTCAAGATCAGTGAGTGGACGGCACACCAATCCAAGAGGACGCGGCTTTGTCGACCGAAACTTGCATTTAAATGCGCAAATATCTATTCGTCTAACTTTTTCCGCTGCCTCGAACGTGTTTCTTAACGGTAGCTACAGGTAGCATACCTAACTTTATTCTGGACGTGGCGCATAAGGATAATCAAGAAAAGTAATGGGACTCCAAAGAAAACATATGTTTTCATGGTTGTTTGTGGCTTCTACTCTGCAGGTATCGAGTTTACACTTGGCGCAGGCAGCTTATCTTTATACCGCCTTTGTGAACGTATCTTATGTTGACCCTGAAAACACAACTGTGTGGCAACGCAGGGAAAGTGGACTTTATGGACAAGATTCACCCAAAGCTTCAGTGTCGGGGGACGTGGTTTTACCTGAACCGATCCATGGCTGTGAAACGAATACTTTTTATGACGCACCTAGCAGTAGTAGGGGTTGGATCGCACTCATACAACGCGGACATGGATGCACTTTTTCAGAGAAGATCAATATTGCGGCTAGCAACGGAGCTATCGCCGTAGCAATCTTCAATGAAGCAGACACGGGCAATAGCGTTATTCAGATGGCTCACCCAGGTATGTATAACTTAACGCAACTGAATGTGGAATGACTGTCGGAAGGTGATAGAACACCACAGTTTATACTCTCTTTCACGTCCGTACGTGACATAACAAAACAGTTTGTGTCCTGCTAGGTACGAAAGCTGACGCTGCTACATTCGCGATAACTAGTTTTACCTGTCCGTTTAAAATTCACACCACAGTTGAAAGAGCGTGCTACGTAACTGTTTACTCTCACGGCTGCAGTGCAGTCTAAGTCAAATTTGCTCCATAACAATCAAATGAACACCTCTCCGATTGAATACACTTAACTACTTTGGACAAAAGAAATTTTGTGGGATGtttttgcacacaaaacaatgtttACGGTTTATATAAGACTTTGGTCAAGTTTTTACTATTTGTATTGCATtagtttatttaaatgttaaggATGAAGACCTTGAGTAATGACAGTGAGATATTGTGTCCTTGCGTAACTTTGCAAACGGCAGTGGTCACACGGGTAAAGTTTATAGTTGCAGTAGCAGGAGTATTACTTTTAGTTCAGTGTCAGCCGTAGTGTAATAATGTGCAGAATTATTAATTGGTGTAGAAGTACCCAAGTGTTGCCCTCTCCCCAAAAAGTAAAAGGACAGTACTGCCCTGACACATTCAGTTCCCACTCTTTTACAACTCACTGTCACCATCTGATAACCCTTTTCCCAGGATTGTGCTGTGGCGTACCCAGGTAATTTCAAGATGCGTAAGAAATGCAGAAAAGCTCCATGTGTAGCATTACCTAAGTCCCCACCATAGAATCTATGATCAGGGAGGAGATATTACTTAGTGAAATGACCACAAAACCTTACCATTGTCACCAAAAAACCAGTGGTATTCTGTAGAGAATGACATAAACAGAAAGGGTTGGGAAGCATTTCCCTGCAGTCATGCAAAGAAAGTAATGCAGTTTCTGCGCATCATTGTaggtatttaaaatgtgaagacAGTTGTGTTGTATGATCAGTGCCATCTCATGACAAATGCAGGGTGTTCGGTTATGGAAAGAAACGCAGAGAAAGCACCTTTTTGGTCATTGGGACATGGACCCATCTGTTTCAGAGAATCTACGCATTGAAGTGCTTTCTGTTCAGTAATGGGATTGAGATCATAGACATGGAAATCCTAATATTCTCAATTATTGTCAGGGGACAAGGCCCAGACAGGTGAAAGTCAGCTGAGTAGCCGTGTTGCAGTGTTGTTCAGAGAAAGATACACTTGGACTGACAAAAAGGCCAAACATGGGCCCCACTGCGATGTGTCACCATGTTAACACCCTGTGTGTATCAGGAGTACAACACTAGCCATTACTTTCCAGCTGAATTAGCTGTGGGTCTAAGAAGAAAGACAATGTGTTTCCATCAGTGAAATTTGGGTTTGCAgtccttccctctgtcctcaAGAATGAAAGCAATCAAACCAGTCAACATTTCACTCCCTTATGTAAAAGTGTATGCAAGTAGTTGGGAGAAGGAGGATGGCAGAATAGGTCATGTCAACCACCGATGTGAAATGGCTCACCTGTGTTTATTGCACTGTGGCAGCACTGCCCATTCATTTTGGTGGTCAGTCGTCTGAGCTCTCGTGTGCTTTGGCTCCTGCAGGAACCTTCGACACAGTGGCCATCATGATCGGGAACAGCTGGGGCATGGAGATTGTCGGGCTGGTCAAGAGCGGCATCCCCGTCATAATGAGCATCTCTGTGGGCAAGCCCCACGGCCCATGGATGAGCCAGTACTCCCTCATCCTGGTGTCTGTCTCCTTCTTCGTGGTGACCGCCGCCACAGTGGGCTACTTCATCTTCCACTCAGCCCGCAGGCTGTACAGAGCCCGGGCCATGATCCGCAGACAGGTAAGGGGCCGGAAAAAGACCGGAACAGTGGCATTAAACACTGATCTAATCCTGATCCTGTGTCTAAGAGCTGCTTAATCCTTCTGTTTCGGTAATTTGAGTAGATGTAGTGGCTTTTTAATGGATTTGTTGAATTGGTGTGAATTGTGATGCATTAATATTAGACCAGTGCACGATTTAAAATATGGGGCTCTTTGCCTTTAATGGTATTACATTTCCTCACAATTAATGGCGTGAAAATGCGGCAGGTCTGGTTAAGTAGCTAATTAGCCCGCCGGGCCTGCCTGTTGACCGctcagattttgttttgcagcagAACTGTCACTCTGTGGGGGAGTAATTCGATTCTTGTTTAGAACTCACTCTCGGAACAAAATGTCACGGTTGCGCACAGTTGCCTTTGTTCAGGAGCAAAATGCGGACGCTGGGAATTGCACAGCCAGCAAAAAATGCCCTAAACCTTTCGTTTCCACAATCAACCATGGGGGTGTCATTAAAaaggtgttttgtgttttgaaaaggtAATCAGAAATCATTCAGTTGTAACAGTAGTAATTGTAGTTCAGTCTTAATGGTTTGTCAGCAGTATGTGaataatggaataataataataaaattgttcatttcaaaGGGCTCATGTGAAATGAACAATCAAACTTCTGCTTACTGCAGTATGTTGATATTGATAATCACTTGCCTTTTATATAGCACCATTCATTCAAAGATTCAgtgctccagctgctgcttgTGTACTATAAACGTAAGTGAAGGCTTGCAGTGTTTTAGCAACTGAACACTCACTACTGTTAGTGGATATTTCCTGTGATAACATTATGTCTGTTGTCCACTGCTATAGTTCAGAAGCCTCTTACACTCAGATGGCTGCATCTAAAGACATTGAGCTTGAAAATCTCATTCAGTGTATAGGACATCTTAACCAGTCAGGCAACCTGTTTTTAAGTCTAAGGACACTGTCAAATCAAAACTTACAGGTGAGAGGGACTTCATTCCCCTAATTGAAATGTTGACTCATTCATTACCTTGTCTGGTTACTGTTTGGGACGTAATTACACAGTCATTAGGAAAATACAGTTAAGTTTTCCCCTCAAGCCAGAGACTGTTTCCCACTGTGTGTAAACTGTGGGTTTTTAGCAGCGTGCGGTCCTTCTTCCTTTACCCTCTGAAATCGGAGCTGAGGGACCGGGAGGTAACTGGCCCttctcatgaaatattcagatatAACAGCATTTCTGGTTTTCATGAGGGGAAACCGTGACATGTTAAAGAACTGCTCAGGACCTAGGTGGTTTGTTTCCCTTTTCTATTTTGTGAAATGCTCTCTCAAAAGGTCTTGTTCACATATACATTTTAGCATTGATTGGTATCTTGGCTCCAAACTTTACATGGGAACAACAACCAGCATTTGCTTTGAAAGAAAGTGGAGCAGTTTGCTTTGATCCAAAAGGTGGCTTACAATTCGATCTCAGCTGTGCAAGCTCTGCCACCCCACTGCATAATGGATCGAGGAGGGCACGTGTTCTCGTGAGAAAACCAGTGAGATCATGAGCTCTGCATGCGCTTATGTTGAACAAGAAGATGGACTCAGTTTTCTATTTTGCACCAtttcttaaatgtatttttaaaaaatcagcttTGCCTCCTCTTGAGGCACTGTCTTCATGTATAGTGTCTGAATTTTAAGTGGACTTGATAGAGGATGATAGAGGGTGTGCCTATTAAAAAGGCAATGTATCAACTGTGGTTGTGTAAATACACAAAAGAGTACACAATAGTAGAGAGCCTTGAGCCGCTGCGTCCGTACGCGCCGCCATATTGTGGTGTagattcttctttttaaatttgtattttattgtatttattgtattttattgtatattttgtatattttttctgtcgtgtgccttatttgtattgtgtttatataaatgttccacagtgcgctgttgttgcagaccacccacaacttcgttgtacccccaccgtgcaatgacaataaagtctattctgattctgattctggtttTGTGCACCAGAATCATTCAGAGTTCAAAATAATCTCTGTTTGCTGCCGCTGAAATGAAAGGCAGTGTCAAAGTGtgaatatcaaatatcaaagtGTCTGAGTTTTGAGATTTGAATATGTGATCATACCCTACAGTTGATTCCTTATGGCTACATATAGAAAGATGTTGACCCTCTATTGCAAAAATTTTCAATGTAAGGCACATCATTCACTATCTGTTCTCTGCCTTATGCCATTTCCTCTTTAGAGAATTCCTTAGAAGGCTACTGGCATTTCAAGTGTcattcataaatacacacaaacactgttttaGTTACTGTATTGACAGTTTTTTAATAAAGTatcaaaatcataaaaatgtttggtaACCTAATGACATGGTGTAGAACCCCCTACTGACAGCTTTGACCCTTTGTGTATCCCCTCAACAGGGCCACAGTTGACAGCATAGTCATTATACCCGTAGGCAAACATTTGGCCAGTGTTGTTAAAATCAATATTGCTAAGTTCAACTAGAGGTTGATTTTCATCAGTAATGGCCTGTTCTTCAGAGACAGAGATCAGTCAGTAAACATAAAGTTGGCAATTTGTTGGTTAAATGAAAGCCTAGTGGCAGCTGGTTATCCCAGCTTACTGAGCCGTTAGCACCAGTATAGGTTAGACATGCTGCTACAAAGGCATATAAATTGACGTTTCTTGgacacagaacatttttaacaaagaaTTTATGAGAGGATACATACACAAAAGAACAAGGACATTGTCAGGGCTCAAATAAACAGCTGTACCAGGTTTTCAGAGAAGgaactgaagaaaatgaagcTAAAACCAAATGAGACCATCTCAGTGTTCCTATGAAGCATATAAAGTTTGATATGGTAAAGGAAAACTTCCCTGTAGCAAAGCAATAAAGAAGAAGCCATAACAGAAAATAGTTTAGGTGGGAAAGCCCATTCTCTTTTAGTATTTATCATGTCATGATAAATGTGAAGGATGTTATAACTCAATTGATTAGGCGACTGTTGGAAAGTCACTATTAAAGGTCCAAAGGTAACATGCAGAGTAGGTTGCTTATTGGTTTAATGGAGATACTGTTCAGGGTCAGGATCCACTGCAGTCCAGAGTGGCATCTACAGTTAATTGTTGGTCATGGGAGGGTAGATCCTTGGAGGTCGACTGGTATGGGGAGCACAGTCGGTGGCCGTGGTAAGTTTCCTGGATACTGATGAAGGTTCACAGGGCTCCAGGGGCAAGTGGGGGCACAAGGCACACTGTACATCCTCAGTGGTAGAGCAGGTTTTGGTAAACAACATTATGTACAGAAGTTCATCTGACTAGAAACTTGAAGTTGCTAGATCACTTGATCTTGGCAAAAACAGATGGTGCTGTGAACCGTTGAACCAGTGTGGAGTTAGAACAATCTCACTGGCCCCAGTGGCCTCTTAAAGGGCATAGTCAAGAACTGCATCTTATCTGTCCGGGAATGATCACGCAATTGTACCCTGATGGACTTTAAACCCTGCAAGGATCCTTGCAGGCTCTTTGGTTGCAGTTTCTTCAACTCTGATTTGATGTCTAAAGTGGCAATAACAAGTGGAGACTTTTATTGCAAGCGTACATCAGTCATATAGTTTCCATTTGAAAAGGAAGTGATGTTTACATCAATCTAAAAGGGCCTCCTAACAGCTTGATGGCATCTGTGATaataaaagctgtgtttttgcacTGTCCGTTTAAAGTCTGAAGGCAAATGAAAAcctgtgattttaaatgttttttcttttttcagttagcAGTCTTCCACTCACAATACAAGCAGCAATTGCTGTAAAACCGggtcatttctctctcttctaaAACTAGTCCACGAGCTGCAAAGCAGTTCTCTCCTTAGTTACGGTTACGTTAAAATGTCAC contains:
- the LOC118790950 gene encoding E3 ubiquitin-protein ligase RNF128-like isoform X1; this translates as MGLQRKHMFSWLFVASTLQVSSLHLAQAAYLYTAFVNVSYVDPENTTVWQRRESGLYGQDSPKASVSGDVVLPEPIHGCETNTFYDAPSSSRGWIALIQRGHGCTFSEKINIAASNGAIAVAIFNEADTGNSVIQMAHPGTFDTVAIMIGNSWGMEIVGLVKSGIPVIMSISVGKPHGPWMSQYSLILVSVSFFVVTAATVGYFIFHSARRLYRARAMIRRQKQLKAEAKKAISQLQVRTLNQGDQETGPEADTCAVCIEAYKPGDVVSILTCSHFFHKVCIEPWLLEHRTCPMCKCDILKSLGVEPETEEAGSQVNSPQVAVVPDLNFYPTLPPMTEEDSRSEAASSGYASVQGSEDNVQQLAQTPIYETVADQNAQNADVPVVRVDVQPHYDNLGFEGDSQVPRQTRT